The stretch of DNA ACGGCGGGGTCTGCAGGGTCTGGCAGCGGACGGGATTGCTGGGCGTGCGCGTACATCGGCAGGACCAGCAGGACGCCAATAGCGGCGGCCAAAAGCTTGGAGGTCATGGACAATCCTCAAAATCGGTAACAGGGCGTGCACGGGCACGCACGATTGCTCAAGAGCGATGACGGCGCCGCCAAAGGGCAGCGGGTCACCTCTTGTTACGATTAAGCGGATTGGTGCCGCGGAGGGCGTCGGGGGCCGTCCTGGATGAAGCCAACGGCAAATGCCGCAGGCGCAACGACGACTGCGTCGGAGCCGTCGAAAGCCGGGACAGCGAAGTGAGTGGAGGGTGGCGCAACGGCGCCCAGGCAGAACGCGGAGCATGCACTGCAGGTGGAGTGCGGTTTCTTGCCTGGCTTGGAGTCTGTCAAATCGGCGCCGACCAGGGAGTCGTCCGATTGGCTTGCATGCTCGCCACCGTCATGAGCGTGCGCATCGGCCATGTGCTCGTGGGACTGCATGTCCAGATTAATCGAAGTCTGGCTGGACTGCTGGTGAACCGGGCCGCAGGACATACGATTGGCCGCAAGCGCGTGCAGAGGAAGCACGGCCAGCAGGAGCCAAACCAGAAATGTCTTAATTGCGCGGTTCATAGTTGCCGTGAGTATAGCACGACATTTTTGGCTGGAGCAGCCCTTAAGGCTGACCAAAGTCAGGGCGGCAGGCACGGCTAGTCGACGAGATGTACTGACAGGGTGCGTTAGCGCACAGCATGCCTCATCGGACTTCATCCCGAATCGCGAATGGACGTGCTGCGTTTTTTCGGCGTCGCACGGTGATCAATTTCGTTCGAGGAGACGAACATGAAGAAAATCCGGGCCCGTATTGCTCTCATGGCCGGTGCGCTTGCACTTGTTTCTGGTGTGTCAGTGAACGCGTTTGCGCAGTCGGGGCAGCACGCACAGCATGGCGCCGCGTCTGGCCAGGCGGGGCAGCACCAGGGCATGCTTGGTCACGAGATGATGCAGTCGATGGAGGCCATGCACCAGAAGATGTCGAGCATGCAGATGACCGGTGATCACGATCACGACTTCGCCATGATGATGCGTTCGCACCACCAGGCCGGCATCGACATGGCAAAGGCCCAGCTCAAGAATGGCAAGGATCCGCAGATGCAGGCAATGGCCAAGAAGGTGATTTCCGACCAGACTAAGGAAATCAAAA from Massilia varians encodes:
- a CDS encoding DUF305 domain-containing protein — protein: MKKIRARIALMAGALALVSGVSVNAFAQSGQHAQHGAASGQAGQHQGMLGHEMMQSMEAMHQKMSSMQMTGDHDHDFAMMMRSHHQAGIDMAKAQLKNGKDPQMQAMAKKVISDQTKEIKKLDQWLSKHQASGK